One Prunus dulcis chromosome 7, ALMONDv2, whole genome shotgun sequence DNA segment encodes these proteins:
- the LOC117635522 gene encoding uncharacterized protein LOC117635522, with amino-acid sequence MRAEDVEKLVNNRLRDLKIGGNFEDALRIEVDRANSSPFTVKIEQAAPPKRFSTPYFTCFKGDSDPESHLKHFKSLMILHKTEDALMCKVFAMTLRGAAQDWFHTLPSGSISSFKELAYVFTKEYTSYRTIKKNPDHLFNVQKKSDESLRDYIKRFKAERANIVGCDDQIASFAFNRGLPIECELYRELTISPRQTLIEVFTTAERYALWDDDQIAAKKADQAAKQASKENGKRRSQPQEGALATESYTKFTIPIHQILAQVNDMPWLKKPSSLKGNLTKKDTSRYCTFHEGYVMIQTTALPGKGTSKI; translated from the coding sequence ATGCGTGCAGAAgacgttgagaagcttgtgaataACCGACTTCGAGACTTAAAGATTGGCGGAAATTTCGAAGATGCACTACGCATTGAGGTAGACCGAGCAAACTCCTCACCTTTCACAGTCAAAATTGAGCAGGCTGCTCCTCCGAAACGATTCTCAACGCCCTATTTTACATGCTTCAAAGGCGATTCCGACCCCGAAAGTCATCTGAAGCATTTCAAGAGCCTTATGATCCTACACAAAACTGAAGATGCGCTAATGTGCAAGGTCTTTGCAATGACTTTAAGAGGAGCAGCTCAGGACTGGTTCCACACCCTGCCATCCGGGTCGATcagcagcttcaaggagctTGCTTATGTCTTCACCAAAGAGTACACTTCTTATCGgacgatcaagaagaaccctgaCCATCTGTTCAACGTGCAAAAGAAGTCTGATGAATCCCTCCGAGACTACatcaagaggttcaaagcaGAGAGGGCAAACATTGTAGGATGTGATGACCAAATTGCATCATTCGCCTTCAATAGGGGGTTGCCAATTGAATGTGAGCTATATCGCGAGCTGACCATCTCTCCCCGCCAAACATTGATAGAAGTCTTTACTACAGCAGAGCGCTACGCACTATGGGACGACGACCAGATTGCCGCGAAGAAGGCTGATCAAGCAGCTaagcaagcaagcaaagaGAACGGCAAGCGCAGATCACAGCCTCAGGAAGGTGCTCTAGCAACAGAGAGCTACACCAAGTTCACTATCCCGATACACCAGATCCTAGCCCAAGTAAATGACATGCCTTGGTTGAAGAAACCATCATCTTTAAAGGGAAACCTAACCAAGAAGGATACCAGTAGATACTGCACATTCCATGAAGGGTATGTCATGATACAAACGACTGCTTTGCCTGGAAAAGGTACCTCAAAGATCTAG
- the LOC117633640 gene encoding multiprotein-bridging factor 1c, translating to MPSRNPGVITQDWEPVVIHKSRPKGQDLRDPKAVNQALRSGAPIQTIKKFDAGSNKKASPVVSVKKLEEGTEPAALDRVSTDVRQAIQKARLAKKLSQADLAKRINERPQVVQEYENGKAVPNQAVLSKMERVLEVKLRGKVGK from the coding sequence ATGCCGAGCAGAAACCCAGGAGTGATAACCCAGGACTGGGAGCCGGTGGTCATCCACAAGTCCAGGCCCAAGGGTCAAGACCTCCGCGACCCGAAGGCTGTGAACCAGGCGCTCCGGTCCGGCGCGCCGATCCAGACCATAAAGAAATTCGACGCGGGCTCCAACAAGAAGGCATCGCCGGTCGTCAGCGTGAAGAAGCTCGAGGAAGGGACCGAGCCGGCGGCGCTGGACCGGGTTTCGACCGATGTGAGGCAGGCCATACAGAAGGCGCGTCTGGCGAAGAAGTTGAGCCAGGCCGACCTGGCCAAGCGGATCAACGAGCGGCCTCAGGTGGTTCAGGAGTACGAGAATGGCAAGGCGGTACCGAATCAGGCCGTGCTCTCCAAGATGGAGAGGGTTCTGGAAGTGAAGCTCAGGGGCAAAGTTGGCAAATAA
- the LOC117633619 gene encoding casein kinase 1-like protein HD16, with the protein MPDLRSGVRRSKRINYVQDNPAVLVPAARPGAGKVLTGKGRGRGSRAMHQGKNSKLFGAGVGGQGHTGLDFPERDLVPVHDELVGQKGAQKLAAIEDEGSTSPLPESVQVGHSPIYKLERKLGKGGFGQVYVGRRMSPGIGCTATGADAYEVALKLESRNGKGCSHGPPYEWQVYSNLNGCYGLPLVHYKGQQGDYYILVMDMLGPSLWDVWNSRNQLLSEEMVACIAVEAISILEQLHIRGFVHGDVKPENFLLGIPGTSNEKKLYLVDLGLASRWRDGSSGRHVDYDQKPDVFRGTVRYASVHAHLGRTGSRRDDLESLAYTLIFLLRGKLPWQGYNGENKGFLVCKKKMATSAETLCGLCPPPFQQFLEMVTNMKFDEEPNYLKLISLFDNSIGAIASLRPIRTDGAAKVGQKRGRMPVELVDGEQPKKKVRLGSPATQWISVYNTRSSMKQRYHYNVMDSRLDQHIDKGKEDGLYVSCVASSANMWAIVMDAGTGFTSQVYERSSVFLHKEWIMEQWDKNYYITSLAGTCNGNALVVMSQGVPYTQQSYKVSDVFPFKWINKKWKEGFSVTSMTTAGSRWGIVMSRNAGYSSQVVELDFLYPSEGIHRRWETGYRITSTAATEDQAAFILSVPKKKSPDVAQETLRTSVFPTYQVKDKWLKNLYIASICFGRTVS; encoded by the exons ATGCCAGATTTAAGAAGTGGTGTTCGGCGATCAAAGAGGATCAATTATGTCCAAGACAATCCTGCTGTTTTAGTTCCAGCTGCACGGCCTGGTGCTGGTAAAG TGCTGACTGGTAAAGGTAGGGGTAGAGGGTCTAGAGCCATGCATCAAGGGAAGAATTCTAAGCTATTTGGTGCTGGAGTTGGTGGCCAAGGGCACACAGGTTTAGATTTTCCAGAGAGAGATTTAGTGCCGGTTCATGATGAGTTGGTAGGCCAGAAAGgtgcacaaaaattggctgctATTGAGGATGAAGGAAGCACTAGTCCGCTTCCAGAAAGT GTACAAGTTGGCCACTCTCCCATATATAAGCTAGAGAGAAAGCTGGGGAAAGGGGGTTTTGGACAAGTTTATGTGGGAAGAAGGATGTCTCCTGGCATAGGTTGCACTGCCACTGGGGCTGATGCCTATGAG GTTGCTCTGAAGCTTGAGAGTAGAAATGGTAAAGGGTGCAGTCACGGCCCTCCTTATGAGTGGCAAGTGTACAG CAATCTTAATGGATGTTATGGGCTTCCCCTCGTCCATTACAAAGGTCAACAGGGAGACTACTATATCCTA GTCATGGATATGCTTGGCCCAAGTTTATGGGATGTTTGGAATTCTCGCAATCAGTT GCTGTCTGAAGAGATGGTTGCTTGTATAGCAGTGGAGGCAATATCAATTCTAGAGCAGCTTCACATTAGAGG TTTTGTGCACGGAGATGTTAAGCCAGAAAACTTTTTGCTTGGTATACCTGGAACATCTAATGAGAAGAAGTTATATCTTGTTGATCTTGGTTTGG CTTCTAGATGGAGAGATGGGTCTTCTGGACGTCATGTTGATTATGACCAAAAACCTGATGTTTTCAG ggGAACTGTGCGTTATGCAAGTGTACATGCTCATTTAGGCAGGACAGGAAGCCGAAGGGATGACCTCGAATCGTTAGCTTATACCCTAATATTTCTCCTTAGAGGAAAACTTCCCTGGCAAGGCTACAAT GGAGAGAACAAAGGATTTCTTGTttgcaagaagaagatggcAACTTCTGCTGAGACACTATGTGGCTTGTGCCCTCCTCCTTTTCAACAGTTTCTTGAAATGGTGACcaatatgaaatttgatgAAGAACCAAATTACTTAAAGCTTATTTCCCTTTTTGATAACAGTATTGGTGCAATTGCCTCTCTGCGACCTATCAGAACTGATGGAGCTGCAAAG GTGGgtcaaaaaagaggaagaatgCCTGTTGAATTGGTAGATGGTGAGCAACCTAAGAAAAAAGTTCGATTAGGTAGTCCAGCTACTCAGTGGATATCGGTCTACAATACCAGATCATCAATGAAGCAAAG GTATCACTACAATGTTATGGATTCAAGACTAGACCAGCACATTGATAAAGGAAAGGAAGATGGGTTGTATGTTAGCTGTGTTGCTTCATCTGCGAATATGTGGGCTATTGTCATGGATGCAGGGACAGGCTTCACGTCCCAGGTTTATGAACGGTCATCTGTTTTCTTGCACAAG GAGTGGATAATGGAACAGTGGGACAAGAACTACTATATCACTTCACTTGCTGGTACATGCAATGGAAATGCCCTGGTGGTAATGTCCCAAG GTGTACCTTATACTCAGCAATCCTACAAAGTCAGTGATGTGTTCCCTTTCAAATGGATTAATAAGAAGTGGAAAGAAGGTTTTTCTGTTACCTCCATGACTACCGCAGGTAGCAGATGGGGCATTGTCATGTCTCGAAATGCAGGTTATTCTAGTCAG GTTGTTGAACTCGATTTCCTATATCCTAGTGAAGGCATCCATAGAAGATGGGAGACTGGATATCGGATTACCTCAACTGCTGCTACAGAGGATCAAGCTGCATTCATACTTAGTGTACCTAAGAAGAAATCACCAGATGTGGCTCAAGAAACTCTACGGACATCGGTTTTTCCAACTTACCAAGTAAAG GACAAATGGTTAAAGAATCTCTATATTGCATCTATTTGCTTTGGGAGAACAGTGTCTTGA
- the LOC117633627 gene encoding aldehyde dehydrogenase family 2 member C4 has translation MGSDCNGSSASESFVKTPTIKFTKLFINGEFVDSISGKTFETIDPRTGEVIARIAEGDKEDVDLAVKAARAAFDNGPWPRFPGAERGRIMMKFADLIDQHVEELAILDTVDAGRLFNFGKAVDIPQVAENLRYYAGAADKIHGDVLKMSRELQAYTLLEPIGVLGHIIPWNFPSTLFFAKVSPSLAAGCTMVIKPAEQTPLSALYYAHLAKLAGVPDGVLNVITGFGQTAGAAISYHMDIDKVSFTGSTEVGRLVMEAAAKSNLKQVSLELGGKSPLVIFDDADINMAADLALLGVLYNKGEICVASSRVFVQEGIYDELVKKLEEKAKAWVVGDPFDPNVRQGPQVDKQQYNKILTYIDHGKNEGATLLTGGKPLGNKGYYIAPTIFTDVKDDMLIAKDEIFGPVMALMKFKTIEEAIHRANNTRYGLAAGIITKDLNVANTVSRSIRAGVIWINCYFAFDRDCPYGGYKMSGFGRDFGLEALHKYLHTKSVVTPIYNSPWL, from the exons atgggaagTGATTGTAACGGCAGCTCAGCTTCCGAGTCTTTTGTGAAGACACCCACAATAAAGTTCACCAAGCTGTTCATCAATGGAGAGTTCGTTGACTCCATTTCag GGAAAACATTTGAGACCATAGATCCAAGGACAGGGGAGGTGATAGCTAGAATTGCAGAAGGAGACAAGGAAGATGTTGATTTGGCTGTGAAGGCTGCTCGCGCTGCGTTCGACAATGGCCCTTGGCCCCGGTTTCCCGGCGCT GAGAGGGGAAGGATAATGATGAAATTTGCGGACTTAATTGACCAACATGTAGAAGAACTAGCTATCTTGGATACCGTTGATGCTGGGAGGTTGTTCAACTTTGGCAAGGCCGTAGACATACCTCAGGTAGCAGAAAATCTACGCTACTACGCGGGTGCAGCCGACAAAATCCATGGAGATGTGCTCAAAATGTCACGCGAGCTTCAAGCCTATACGTTGCTCGAACCCATTGGTGTTTTGGGGCACATCATCCCATGGAATTTCCCAAGCACCCTGTTCTTTGCAAAGGTCAGCCCTTCCTTAGCCGCCGGGTGCACTATGGTCATCAAACCTGCTGAGCAAACACCTCTCTCTGCTCTGTATTATGCTCACCTGGCTAAGTTG GCTGGTGTTCCTGATGGAGTGCTCAATGTCATAACTGGATTTGGGCAGACTGCTGGTGCTGCCATCAGCTATCATATGGACATTGACAAA GTCAGTTTTACTGGTTCCACAGAGGTAGGGCGTTTAGTAATGGAGGCTGCAGCAAAGAGCAACCTAAAACAAGTTTCACTTGAACTAGGGGGCAAGTCACCCCTTGTGATTTTTGATGATGCTGATATAAATATGGCTGCTGACCTTGCTCTCTTGGGAGTCCTTTACAACAAG GGAGAAATTTGCGTGGCGAGTTCTCGAGTTTTTGTTCAAGAAGGGATTTATGATGAACTTGTGAAGAAGTTAGAGGAGAAGGCAAAAGCTTGGGTAGTTGGGGATCCTTTTGATCCAAATGTTCGTCAAGGACCCCAG GTGGATAAGCAGCAgtataataaaatcctaaccTACATTGACCATGGGAAGAATGAAGGAGCCACTTTGTTAACAGGAGGAAAACCTTTGGGGAACAAGGGATATTACATTGCGCCAACAATATTCACTGATGTCAAG GACGACATGCTTATAGCCAAGGATGAAATATTCGGGCCGGTGATGGCGCTGATGAAATTCAA GACCATTGAGGAGGCAATACACAGAGCCAACAACACAAGATATGGGCTAGCAGCAGGGATTATAACCAAGGACTTGAATGTGGCCAACACTGTCTCGAGGTCAATTCGTGCTGGCGTTATATGGATCAATTGCTACTTCGCTTTCGATCGAGACTGCCCTTATGGAGGATATAAGATGAGTGGCTTCGGCAGAGACTTTGGCTTGGAAGCCCTCCACAAGTATCTCCATACCAAATCTGTCGTCACTCCCATTTACAACTCTCCCTGGCTCTAA
- the LOC117633624 gene encoding FRIGIDA-like protein 4a: MGTELVVTTDRVQKFFDDLEAQKAILSTSTKLFTTLSKHFNSLQDSLSQKSQSLESKIQSLESRSRETLESLDLRETSIPERESAAAARIEEQKAAALAEFEKSISGNLDLPETLKSFSRKMDPQGLLKFIVSKRKESISLRTELVQAIAEAVDPPKLVLDALEGFLDSKAKKIGVTDKRWACGLLVQALFPEGRSNSCEKGPEFSRSMVERAARIADTWKAQMVGDSNGGGGTLGAAEAVMFVQMVIGFRLKEKFSEEFFRKLVMEHAARRDMAKLAGALEFGEKMGDVIDELVKNGKEIEAVYFASETGLTERFPPVSLLKSYLRNSKKNATTILRNGNNSLAATEESSTLELNSIKAIIKCVEDHKLESEFSLDSLRKRATHLEKAKAERKKSSAASSRSHNNNNNKRAYGGGVGGGGGGGGRGVGSSSFRPAKAAKFSNAYPSFNRRNPNPPPQHSPATRYSGPYNYPSQSVYDGPTAASYGSTYGVPHAQSPAALPPQHFSLSGDNMAAGGFRSSGAYGGQTSYGPYDYTNAAPPSYQPPSYPQ; this comes from the exons ATGGGGACCGAACTGGTGGTCACTACGGACCGGGTCCAGAAGTTCTTCGACGACCTAGAGGCGCAAAAGGCCATTCTCTCCACATCCACGAAGCTATTCACAACCCTATCCAAACACTTCAATTCCCTCCAAGACTCCCTTTCCCAGAAATCCCAATCCCtagaatccaaaatccaatcCCTCGAATCCCGTTCCCGCGAAACCTTAGAATCCCTCGACCTCCGGGAGACCTCCATCCCGGAGCGCGAGTCCGCTGCCGCCGCCCGAATCGAGGAGCAGAAAGCTGCGGCCTTGGCCGAGTTCGAGAAAAGCATTTCCGGGAATTTGGATTTGCCCGAAACCCTGAAATCGTTTTCCAGGAAAATGGATCCGCAGGGATTGCTGAAATTCATCGTTTCCAAGCGAAAAGAATCGATATCGCTTAGGACTGAGCTTGTACAAGCAATAGCCGAGGCGGTGGACCCACCAAAGCTGGTACTTGATGCATTGGAAGGGTTTTTGGATTCTAAAGCCAAGAAAATTGGGGTTACCGATAAGAGGTGGGCGTGCGGGCTGTTGGTTCAGGCTCTGTTTCCGGAGGGTAGGTCCAATTCCTGCGAGAAGGGGCCGGAATTTTCCCGGAGCATGGTGGAGAGAGCAGCGCGGATTGCGGACACGTGGAAGGCGCAGATGGTGGGGGATTCGAACGGTGGAGGCGGGACATTAGGGGCAGCGGAGGCCGTGATGTTTGTGCAAATGGTGATTGGGTTTCgattaaaagaaaagttcaGTGAGGAGTTCTTTAGGAAGTTGGTAATGGAACATGCGGCGAGGAGGGATATGGCAAAGCTCGCAGGGGCATTAgaatttggagagaaaatgGGAG ATGTGATTGACGAGTTAGTGAAGAATGGCAAGGAGATAGAGGCAGTATATTTTGCTTCTGAGACTGGATTGACCGAGAGGTTTCCTCCTGTTTCTCTGCTCAAGTCATATCTCAGGAACTCCAAAAAGAATGCTACGACCATATTGAGGAATGGCAATAATAGTTTGGCTGCAACT GAGGAGTCGAGCACTTTGGAGTTGAATTCCATAAAAGCAATCATCAAATGTGTAGAAGACCACAAGCTTGAATCAGAGTTTTCTCTTGATAGCTTAAGAAAGCGGGCTACTCATCTGGAGAAAGCCAaggcagaaaggaaaaagagctCAGCAGCTTCCAGCAGGtctcataataataataataataagcgAGCCTATGGGGGTGGGgttggtggtggaggtggaggtggtggccGAGGGGTTGGATCATCTTCTTTCCGCCCTGCCAAAGCTGCCAAGTTTTCCAATGCTTACCCCTCCTTTAACAGGAGGAACCCAAATCCTCCTCCACAACATAGCCCCGCAACACGATATTCTGGTCCATACAATTACCCAAGCCAAAGTGTGTACGATGGTCCAACAGCAGCCTCATATGGATCCACATATGGAGTGCCCCATGCTCAAAGCCCTGCTGCTCTTCCACCACAACACTTCTCCCTCTCGGGGGACAACATGGCTGCTGGCGGGTTCCGAAGCAGTGGTGCATATGGTGGCCAGACCAGCTATGGGCCATATGATTACACAAATGCTGCTCCACCATCCTACCAACCTCCTTCATATCCGCAGTAG